In Bacteroidota bacterium, the sequence TTGCTATTTCCTTATTTACCACTTTAGTGAAAGCATGAAATACTTGCTCATATTTATCAGCTTTATCAATCAAAACAGATATATCGAACAACTGTTTAATTATTTCAACTTCTTTATTTCTGTTATAAGGCACACCTGTCGTATTTGGAGCAAAAGCAGTCAATTTATCTCCTAGAATAGCATTTACAGTTGGGACTTTAACCTTCACAGCAGGTTCAATATATTTTAACCAGGATGATTTAATATTTGTAAAACTAGTTTTAGTATATACATCTTCTTGAAAGAGAAGATCGAGTAAAATATAGTTTCCTGAGTTATTGAAATTTGATTTATAATACAGGAAATAATGAGCTTTCGGAATTTTGGCATTCTCATAACTCCGTTTCTCATCAAGTTTATATGATTCAAAATCAGAATCAAGTATAATCTCATCAAGTATACTCTCAATTTCTTCTCTGCTAACATTAGTGATTATATCAATATCAACAGAAAACCTGTGACTTTCATTCAGTATCAGAATCAGGCTTGTTCCTCCTTTAAATATAAAATCAATAGTTTGTTTTGCAAGACATTCAAGCAGGTATAATGCGAATATCATTTTCTCAATTAATGCTGGATCACTTATATTCAATCCCGGTTCTTCCCTGAATTTTGTAATCCATTCTTTTGTAAGCGTATCCTTATGTATCATCCTATAATTTCTTCTACTATGTCGTCAAAATTCTTCAGCAAATACTCACGCAACTCCTTTTCTCTCTTCCTCCTTTCCGCATAAGAAAGTAAAGTAGAGAAGTTGATATTATAAGCTTTCAATATGTTTTCAAAAATCCATTTTTGCTCCCTTCCTGAATGAAGAAAAAAGACGTCCTGGTCACAAAAGATATCTACTAAAATTTTTTCGATGGAAGGAAACCTAATATCATTAAACTTTTTACCTGGAGACCTTGAAATCAGATTGCGAACAATTACACTATCGTCCTCTGGTAACACATATTTTTCTATTTGCTCAGTATTAGGATTATAATACGCATTAATGCCATTATCTTTCAACAGGTAAAATGTAGATTCACAAATATCCTTTTCTGTTTCAATCACATAAAAAGAATAAAATGGGATATGGTGCATGTAATTGGAAAGCCAGCTTGTTGACCATATACAATAATCAACATCATCGTATTTTGAAATATACAACTTATTTATTTTTTTTATTATTTCATCTGACTGTGGAACAAAAAC encodes:
- a CDS encoding nucleotidyl transferase AbiEii/AbiGii toxin family protein, whose product is MIHKDTLTKEWITKFREEPGLNISDPALIEKMIFALYLLECLAKQTIDFIFKGGTSLILILNESHRFSVDIDIITNVSREEIESILDEIILDSDFESYKLDEKRSYENAKIPKAHYFLYYKSNFNNSGNYILLDLLFQEDVYTKTSFTNIKSSWLKYIEPAVKVKVPTVNAILGDKLTAFAPNTTGVPYNRNKEVEIIKQLFDISVLIDKADKYEQVFHAFTKVVNKEIAMREISITGNTVLDDIVDTAYLIAKREKNKGVELERFNEIRVGLSKITSFIIDRNFRIDEAIEASAKAAWFAMKLKHRDFSHMDLYNNEIDIDSMQIDRIEYNYLNKLKKSNKPAFYYWCKCLDLMKV